One Nitrospira sp. DNA window includes the following coding sequences:
- a CDS encoding phosphoketolase family protein yields the protein MESTREDEAVSIAKQAAQHRHDDPKIAAWAQGYGVIRHQEETQVRLVELARTLHADGHVGDSVPFWDMLYALDRLTSAGLWLVVHQTYARQVYLDGRPLETEDFKVRPEGHTGGSLNMVPAYAGYLAANVLSGLTRSWLMGQGHCVAAIDSLNVLVGNVSEAHAKRYAVTDDALSRYVRDFYLYRLGSDGRQVSPLGSHVNAHTAGGIAEGGYLGFAELQYVHMPLPGERLVVFLSDGAFEEQRGSDWAPRWWRTEDCGLVAPIMIKNGRRIDQRTTMSQQGGAEWFCEHLRLNGFDPFVFDGRDPAAFLWAILEMERRLESAAAAVAAGRSRYPIPLPYGVAVAPKGAGFPGEGTNLAHNLPLMGNPRTEARAADLFNQGIKQLHVPVEALHAAVAVFQQHETSDRPRERDHALAHRDVHLREVPQPSFKPVHRPDGGSNSFSTSSPMTAVDRMFTAIVQRNPHVRPRVGNPDEMLSNRLVETLGLLKFRVTDPEPSVPESVHGAVITALNEEAVASAALANKGGLNLIHTYEAFGTKMHGAIRQEIIFSAHCTEAGRPQRWLSIPLILTSHTWENGKNEQSHQDPSMAEALLGEPAHVSRVVFPADFNTASAVMEDVYQTQGQIWTLVIPKSETIPDRFTAHEARRLMKEGGIRVDSAGYEWERAQVILVAVGAYQFEEVLKTSTRLAERHLPHTVVYLLEPGRFRSPRSEREEAHRAAASVIETLFPVHVQPRLFLTHTRPETILGLLGGLHTGSQTCGLGYINEGGTLNTPGMLFRNRCTWAHGLDAVARLLKLTREHVLREDELHALDGRRSPHGIIIPDVTE from the coding sequence ATGGAAAGTACACGGGAAGATGAGGCGGTTTCGATCGCCAAGCAGGCGGCGCAGCATCGCCACGATGATCCGAAGATCGCGGCATGGGCTCAGGGGTACGGGGTCATCCGGCATCAAGAGGAGACGCAGGTCCGCCTCGTCGAACTCGCGCGGACCCTTCATGCAGACGGCCACGTCGGGGACTCGGTGCCCTTCTGGGATATGCTGTATGCGTTGGATCGACTGACCAGCGCCGGCCTTTGGCTAGTCGTGCATCAGACCTACGCGCGGCAGGTCTATCTCGATGGGCGACCGCTTGAGACGGAGGATTTTAAGGTCCGTCCGGAAGGACACACCGGCGGATCATTGAACATGGTTCCGGCATACGCCGGCTATCTCGCGGCCAACGTGCTTAGCGGGCTGACTCGAAGCTGGCTGATGGGACAGGGGCATTGTGTCGCTGCGATTGACTCGCTGAATGTGCTGGTCGGCAATGTGTCGGAGGCGCATGCGAAGCGGTATGCCGTCACTGATGACGCGCTGAGCCGTTATGTCCGTGACTTTTATCTGTACCGCCTGGGATCGGACGGCCGGCAGGTCTCTCCGCTCGGCAGTCATGTGAACGCCCATACGGCGGGCGGTATTGCGGAAGGCGGCTATCTCGGCTTTGCGGAGCTTCAGTATGTCCATATGCCGTTGCCGGGCGAGCGGCTGGTCGTCTTCCTGTCCGACGGCGCTTTCGAAGAGCAGCGGGGAAGCGACTGGGCGCCGCGCTGGTGGCGGACCGAGGATTGCGGACTGGTGGCGCCGATCATGATCAAGAACGGACGCCGGATCGATCAGCGGACGACCATGTCGCAGCAGGGCGGAGCGGAGTGGTTTTGCGAGCATCTCCGCCTCAATGGCTTCGATCCGTTCGTGTTTGACGGACGCGATCCAGCGGCCTTTCTTTGGGCGATCCTCGAGATGGAACGACGTCTCGAATCTGCGGCCGCCGCCGTGGCTGCCGGGCGGAGCCGCTATCCAATTCCGTTGCCGTACGGCGTGGCCGTGGCACCGAAAGGAGCGGGCTTCCCCGGGGAAGGGACGAATCTCGCCCATAATCTCCCGTTGATGGGGAACCCGCGGACGGAGGCGCGCGCCGCGGATCTCTTCAACCAAGGCATTAAACAGCTGCACGTCCCGGTAGAGGCTTTGCATGCCGCGGTGGCTGTGTTTCAACAGCACGAGACATCAGATCGTCCGCGCGAACGCGATCACGCCTTGGCACATCGAGATGTGCACCTGCGCGAAGTCCCCCAGCCGAGTTTCAAGCCCGTGCACCGGCCTGATGGGGGTTCCAATTCCTTCAGCACGTCTTCTCCGATGACGGCAGTGGATCGGATGTTCACGGCCATCGTCCAGCGCAACCCCCATGTGCGGCCGCGCGTCGGCAACCCGGACGAAATGCTCTCGAATCGCCTGGTGGAAACGCTGGGCCTGCTCAAGTTTCGTGTGACCGACCCTGAACCGTCGGTCCCAGAATCAGTCCATGGCGCCGTTATTACGGCATTGAACGAGGAAGCGGTCGCATCCGCCGCCTTGGCGAATAAAGGCGGCCTGAATCTGATCCATACCTATGAAGCCTTCGGCACAAAGATGCATGGGGCGATCAGGCAGGAAATCATCTTCTCGGCTCACTGCACCGAAGCCGGACGACCTCAACGCTGGCTGTCGATTCCACTCATTCTGACATCGCATACTTGGGAAAATGGGAAGAATGAGCAGTCGCACCAGGACCCCAGTATGGCCGAGGCCCTCCTCGGGGAGCCCGCGCACGTGTCACGCGTGGTGTTTCCTGCCGACTTCAATACGGCCTCTGCAGTCATGGAAGACGTTTACCAGACACAGGGGCAAATCTGGACGCTGGTGATACCGAAGAGCGAGACGATTCCGGATCGGTTTACGGCGCACGAAGCCCGGCGTCTCATGAAAGAGGGGGGCATCCGCGTTGACTCGGCCGGGTACGAATGGGAGCGCGCTCAGGTCATACTCGTGGCGGTGGGCGCCTATCAATTCGAGGAAGTGCTGAAAACCTCAACCCGGCTGGCTGAGCGACACCTGCCGCATACCGTGGTCTATCTTCTTGAGCCGGGCCGATTCCGGTCACCGCGATCGGAACGAGAAGAAGCGCATCGCGCCGCTGCATCCGTCATTGAGACACTCTTCCCGGTACACGTGCAGCCGCGGCTCTTTCTGACCCATACCCGCCCGGAGACCATCCTGGGTCTGCTCGGTGGCTTGCACACGGGATCGCAGACCTGTGGGCTGGGTTACATTAATGAAGGCGGGACGCTCAATACGCCGGGCATGCTGTTTCGCAATCGCTGCACCTGGGCGCATGGTCTCGATGCCGTTGCGCGCCTCTTGAAGTTGACGCGTGAGCACGTGCTACGGGAGGATGAGCTGCACGCCCTCGATGGGCGCAGGAGCCCGCACGGCATTATCATCCCGGATGTCACCGAGTAA
- a CDS encoding CBS domain protein produces MSLRYYQRPRLVVLNPRSPVLEAGRAIENNNIGAVVVHDRGQVVGIVTDRDLAVRVVGRGLDPTATLLADVMTSPVAVLTPRDSQHDAVRLMQERNVRRIPLVEGARLVGMVTLDDLLLDEAAPLDELAHIVATQIGEGGPADSVRSPAGVRRAARAEATYRRLLNQLRTHAALETAAEAEVALEIVLHSLVRRLTPHEAKDLIAQLPSLMQAALSALPPGPDKRISRQTIEAELVQRLNVDPTRATQLMVSVWATVAQSVSPGQMKDVQSQLPDELRGVFSEVPFMS; encoded by the coding sequence ATGTCCCTGAGATACTACCAGAGGCCGCGCCTTGTCGTGCTCAACCCGAGGAGCCCCGTGCTGGAGGCCGGGCGAGCCATCGAGAACAACAACATCGGCGCCGTCGTCGTCCACGACAGAGGACAGGTCGTAGGGATCGTCACTGATCGTGATTTGGCCGTCCGTGTGGTTGGCCGGGGCCTCGATCCCACGGCGACCCTGCTGGCCGACGTCATGACCTCACCCGTCGCGGTGCTCACGCCTCGGGACAGTCAACACGATGCGGTTCGGCTCATGCAGGAGCGCAACGTCCGGCGTATCCCTCTCGTGGAAGGAGCGCGGCTCGTCGGGATGGTGACGTTGGATGATCTGCTCCTCGATGAAGCCGCCCCTCTCGATGAACTGGCGCACATTGTGGCGACCCAGATCGGGGAGGGAGGTCCGGCCGATTCTGTCCGGTCGCCTGCCGGCGTACGGCGCGCCGCCCGCGCCGAAGCGACCTATCGACGTCTGCTCAATCAACTGCGGACGCATGCTGCCCTGGAGACAGCGGCTGAGGCGGAGGTCGCGCTCGAGATCGTCCTTCATTCGCTGGTGCGGCGGCTTACGCCCCATGAAGCCAAGGATCTCATCGCGCAGCTTCCCTCACTCATGCAAGCCGCGCTATCTGCGCTGCCGCCCGGTCCGGACAAACGCATCAGTAGACAGACGATCGAAGCCGAGCTGGTTCAACGTCTCAACGTGGATCCGACGCGCGCGACGCAGCTCATGGTATCGGTATGGGCCACAGTCGCTCAGAGCGTCAGCCCCGGCCAGATGAAGGATGTCCAGAGCCAGCTTCCTGACGAGCTGCGCGGCGTCTTTTCAGAGGTTCCGTTCATGAGCTGA
- a CDS encoding Regulator of nucleoside diphosphate kinase: MEPRGIYITDYDLTRLKELLDAGISVAAGDRHLLETLQGELDRAHIVEPSAVPPDVVTMNSRVRLIDVETKEEQVYTIVFPSEAKLEERKISILAPIGTALLGYRVGDTVEWPVPGGIRRLRIEELQYQPEAAGEYRR, translated from the coding sequence ATGGAACCACGGGGCATCTATATCACGGACTATGATCTGACGCGATTGAAGGAACTGCTTGACGCGGGGATCAGCGTTGCCGCGGGGGACCGGCACTTGCTGGAGACACTCCAAGGGGAGCTGGACCGAGCCCATATTGTGGAGCCGAGTGCGGTGCCGCCTGATGTGGTGACGATGAACTCGCGGGTGCGGCTCATCGATGTGGAGACGAAGGAGGAGCAGGTCTACACCATTGTGTTTCCGTCGGAAGCCAAGCTGGAGGAGCGCAAGATTTCCATTTTGGCGCCCATCGGCACCGCACTGCTCGGTTACCGTGTCGGCGACACAGTGGAATGGCCGGTCCCCGGTGGGATCAGGCGCCTCCGCATTGAGGAGCTTCAGTATCAACCCGAAGCCGCCGGTGAATATCGCCGCTAA
- a CDS encoding Universal stress protein family, with the protein MNDVLINRILVATDFSECARRAVEYGVYVARAWSAHVDLLYVVEVLRGLEFDAPFADPLLEGRRKEAVRLLGDQATRVKREGLGVDWHLREGIPSEQIGQAALEQRADLVVVGTHGRTGLDHIMLGSTAERVIKQAPCPVLTVRVARIHEEKDVDVPPCIRHLLVPVDFSSPSLDALEYAIQVVDRFGARLTLLHVLEPIYYDLELGLGRIEQEVQKRTHWEAQLDGLAQVVRERGLAAESVVLGGIPSESIVTYAREQCCDLIVMGTHGRRGLTRLRYGSVAESVLRQAPCPVLTVKSPKFEPGHRRILPQAVK; encoded by the coding sequence ATGAACGATGTGTTGATCAATCGGATACTTGTCGCCACGGATTTTTCCGAGTGCGCGAGGCGCGCCGTTGAATACGGCGTATATGTTGCCCGCGCATGGTCCGCGCATGTGGACTTGCTCTACGTGGTCGAGGTGTTGCGGGGACTGGAGTTCGATGCGCCGTTTGCCGATCCGCTGCTGGAGGGGAGGCGGAAGGAGGCGGTTCGGCTCTTGGGCGACCAGGCGACTCGCGTGAAACGGGAAGGGCTGGGAGTGGATTGGCATTTGCGCGAAGGCATTCCCAGCGAGCAGATCGGGCAGGCTGCGCTCGAACAGCGAGCCGACCTTGTCGTCGTCGGCACGCATGGGAGGACCGGACTGGACCATATCATGCTGGGCAGCACGGCGGAGCGTGTCATCAAGCAGGCGCCTTGTCCCGTGCTGACGGTCCGGGTCGCCCGTATCCACGAGGAGAAGGATGTGGACGTACCGCCATGCATCCGGCATCTGCTGGTGCCGGTCGATTTCTCGAGTCCGTCCCTTGATGCGCTGGAGTATGCGATTCAGGTGGTCGATCGCTTCGGAGCCAGACTCACGCTGCTCCATGTGTTGGAACCGATCTACTACGATTTGGAATTGGGGTTAGGCAGGATCGAGCAGGAGGTCCAGAAGCGGACGCACTGGGAGGCCCAACTGGACGGTCTTGCACAAGTGGTAAGGGAACGCGGTCTGGCGGCAGAGTCGGTGGTTCTCGGGGGAATTCCGTCCGAGTCGATTGTGACCTATGCTCGTGAGCAGTGCTGCGATTTGATCGTCATGGGTACCCATGGACGGCGTGGGCTGACGCGCCTGCGGTACGGTAGTGTAGCTGAATCCGTACTTCGGCAGGCGCCCTGTCCCGTGCTCACCGTCAAGAGCCCGAAGTTTGAGCCGGGTCATCGTCGGATACTGCCGCAGGCCGTGAAATAA
- a CDS encoding Mobile element protein, translating to MEQSTFAEVSFERYRKPTRRERFLDEMNRVVPWAELMAVIEPVPDETTIGKFRHLLEARQLGEQLFVRIREHLVMQGVQVSRGTIVDATIIAAPSSTKNRQKERDPEMHQPRRGTSGISA from the coding sequence ATGGAGCAATCGACGTTTGCCGAGGTTTCGTTTGAACGGTATCGCAAGCCCACCCGCCGAGAGCGGTTTCTCGACGAGATGAACCGCGTGGTGCCGTGGGCGGAATTGATGGCCGTCATCGAGCCGGTGCCGGATGAGACGACGATCGGCAAGTTTCGCCACCTGCTGGAAGCTCGCCAACTGGGCGAACAACTCTTTGTGCGAATCCGAGAGCATTTGGTCATGCAAGGCGTGCAGGTGAGCCGAGGGACCATCGTGGATGCCACCATTATTGCGGCCCCCAGTTCGACGAAGAATCGCCAGAAGGAGCGGGATCCGGAGATGCATCAACCAAGAAGGGGAACCAGTGGTATTTCGGCATGA
- a CDS encoding Mobile element protein, translated as MKAHVGVDSRTKLIHSIAATAANVHDSQVLPDLLQGQETRVWGDAAYSGQRDVIRHHAPDAKSFIQTKAHRHRPLSEAERARNRTKSKVRAKVEHVFVVIKRIFGWATVRYRGLAKNTHWLFISCGLANLYVARRRLSAVV; from the coding sequence ATGAAGGCCCATGTCGGCGTGGATAGTCGGACCAAACTGATTCATTCGATCGCGGCCACGGCGGCGAATGTGCATGACAGCCAGGTGTTGCCGGACCTGCTTCAGGGGCAGGAGACACGGGTGTGGGGCGATGCGGCCTACAGCGGGCAACGCGACGTGATCCGGCACCACGCTCCCGATGCCAAGAGCTTCATCCAGACGAAAGCCCATCGCCATCGGCCCTTGAGCGAGGCCGAGCGTGCCCGCAATCGCACGAAGTCGAAGGTCCGCGCCAAAGTCGAGCATGTGTTCGTAGTGATCAAGCGGATCTTTGGATGGGCCACAGTCCGATACCGTGGGTTGGCGAAGAATACCCACTGGCTGTTCATCAGCTGCGGCTTGGCGAATCTGTATGTGGCTCGCCGGCGCCTGTCGGCGGTGGTCTAG
- a CDS encoding Chaperone protein DnaJ, producing MDRQKDYYAALGVGRAEGVSGIQEAYRRLAKQCHPDRAGEQGTGKFQEIQEAYEVLSDPRKRESYDASLARQGQPKEVAPEPLVPSRDYSGFGRPEPLIRPSSTIPEDFTSITSSLCVFCDGLGRDLGFPCLFCQEFEAMESGTERLLLNYLRAFRS from the coding sequence ATGGACCGCCAGAAAGACTATTATGCCGCCTTAGGAGTCGGCCGCGCCGAAGGTGTGAGCGGCATCCAGGAGGCCTACAGAAGATTAGCCAAACAGTGCCATCCTGATCGTGCTGGTGAGCAAGGGACGGGGAAGTTTCAGGAAATCCAAGAGGCCTATGAAGTGCTATCTGATCCCAGAAAAAGGGAATCATACGATGCAAGTCTCGCTCGACAAGGGCAGCCAAAGGAGGTCGCGCCTGAGCCGCTTGTGCCATCACGTGATTACTCAGGTTTTGGCCGGCCAGAGCCTCTCATCAGGCCATCTAGTACTATCCCCGAAGATTTCACATCTATAACCTCCTCGCTGTGCGTGTTCTGCGATGGCCTCGGACGGGACCTAGGATTTCCTTGCCTCTTCTGTCAGGAGTTCGAAGCCATGGAAAGTGGCACCGAGCGGTTGCTGTTGAATTATCTCAGAGCATTTCGGTCATGA